In Ptychodera flava strain L36383 unplaced genomic scaffold, AS_Pfla_20210202 Scaffold_31__1_contigs__length_3010019_pilon, whole genome shotgun sequence, the following are encoded in one genomic region:
- the LOC139127398 gene encoding flavin-containing monooxygenase 5-like isoform X1 produces the protein MAPKQRVAIVGAGVAGLVSIKSCLEEAGLEPTCFERHDKLGGVWNYSPELRPGQGPALYNSVVCNDSKEMMTFSDFPYPKENTPFMPHPMVLRHIQNYAKHFNIEKHIRFNADVIDVQRNNDGKYWKLQIKDKDDKLSTEEFDYVMICTSAFNKAFTPSYPGMETFKGTKIHSNEYREPSKFRGKKVVVVGGSHSAGEISSEIARSGAEVYLSMRHGFWILPRICKDGLPYDISLLSRSVVMSGPKLMAALEGACKTRINDHSKFGLQSKEIYSIDKGSMICDDMQDRLAQGQIKPMVGIKEFQQNDVIFKDGTTLENVDAVIFATGYNFAVPAIDDSWLYDKSDKAEMYKYIFPARLEHPEKLALINLLDNYGSHWPVAELQARVAVRVFAGHIVLPDKATMKRDIDQRIKYERNKYYYVPAGPYMEELADMIGVRPSFWRLLLSDPKLAMAYKYGPMVPYWYRLEGPGAWPGARDRILNAIENTTYALKGYPSVSEGK, from the exons ATGGCTCCCAAGCAACGCGTTGCAATCGTCGGCGCCGGAGTCGCTGGCTTGGTGTCTATCAAAAGCTGTCTTGAAGAAGCTGGTCTCGAGCCAACGTGTTTTGAGAGGCACGACAAACTTG GTGGTGTATGGAATTACTCACCAGAGTTGCGGCCTGGACAGGGACCCGCCCTCTATAACTCGGTTGTATGCAACGACAGCAAAgaaatgatgacattttcagattttccctaTCCGAAAGAAAACACACCATTTATGCCTCATCCTATGGTACTTCGTCATATTCAAAACTATGCGAAGCATTTCAACATTGAGAAGCACATTCGGTTCAACGCAGACGTAATCGACGTACAGCGCAACAACGATGGCAAGTATTGGAAGTTACAGATCAAGGACAAGGATGACAAGCTTTCAACCGAAGAGTTTGATTACGTAATGATTTGCACAAGCGCTTTCAACAAGGCGTTTACTCCTTCATATCCTGGGATGGAAACCTTCAAGGGGACAAAAATTCATTCAAATGAGTACCGGGAACCCAGTAAATTCAGAGGAAAAAAAGTTGTAGTCGTCG GTGGCTCTCACTCGGCTGGTGAAATTTCATCGGAAATTGCACGAAGTGGCGCTGAG gTATACCTAAGCATGCGGCATGGATTTTGGATTCTCCCCCGTATCTGCAAGGACGGCCTCCCATATGACATCAGTTTGTTAAGTCGGTCAGTGGTTATGTCGGGACCTAAGCTAATGGCAGCATTGGAGGGAGCGTGTAAAACGAGAATAAATGACCACAGcaaatttggtttacag AGTAAAGAAATATATTCAATTGACAAAGGCTCGATGATCTGTGATGATATGCAAGATAGACTGGCGCAAGGCCAGATTAAACCAATGGTAGGCATTAAAGAGTTTCAGCAAAATGACGTCATCTTCAAAGATGGCACCACTTTGGAGAATGTAGATGCAGTCATCTTTGCCACGGGATATAACTTCGCCGTTCCAGCAATCGACGACTCATGGCTTTACg ACAAATCAGACAAAGCTGAGATGTACAAGTACATCTTTCCAGCGCGCCTTGAACATCCTGAAAAGCTGGCGTTGATAAATCTATTGGATAATTATGGATCGCATTGGCCAGTAGCTGAACTACAAGCCCGAGTAGCGGTCCGGGTCTTTGCCGGGCATATTGTACTACCAGATAAAGCAACAATGAAAAGAGACATTGACCAGAGAATTAAGTAtgagagaaataaatattattac GTTCCTGCAGGACCTTATATGGAAGAACTGGCAGATATGATCGGTGTAAGACCATCCTTTTGGCGGTTGCTCCTGTCTGATCCGAAACTAGCCATGGCCTACAAGTACGGCCCAATGGTACCGTATTGGTATCGTCTGGAAGGTCCAGGAGCGTGGCCTGGAGCTAGGGATAGGATATTGAATGCGATAGAAAATACGACCTACGCATTGAAAGGATACCCTTCTGTCAGCGAGGGGAAATAA